CAAGTATTCAGTTAATTGAATATGCCTGATTGTAACCACTTTAACTACCATACAGCCTGCATTTCAACTCTGCCAAGGCCGGTCCCAAGCCCGGCTGAAAAAGGAGGAGGGTTAAGATTAAGAATGTAGTCTTATCTTGTAAAATATGCTTTGCTGGATTGCTTAAAAAACTAATAAATATTCAATATAGGTCAATTCAAGTTCTCCAACAGAcacttaacttttttaaattaaattgttataattttttatatatataatttttattgaatTACCATTTTTGCAACATACAAATAGACACAAACTAAGTATACTCAAACACAATATATTCAActcaataaaaattcaagaaAGGAATGAAATGAGATCTAGCATGTTATCAATTGTAaactaaaatattgtttaaattttttttttcaattcttctaTTGAACATGTGTCATCTGAGTGACAAAATGACTATTACTGGCCTTTCCAAAGATGCCCTCCATACAGtataaattttaaagaactaTTCACATGATTCATTCTCTATGGCAATAAACATTTCCAGGCCCcacttttgttgaaaaatttaGTTAATTATTAAGGGGAATTATTTAAGCATGACTGAAGCCGGCTCGTCTAAGGCAGTAAGTGGGCCCCCTTTTATGATTCTTTTTTCAATCCGCCACGCATTAGGCAGCCCATTGTTTGAGGGCCttgtaattttataaataagGAAAATTTAACAATTCAAATTAAGCAATCACAGCACTGAGCTTACCAACTCAGTCATAATTTACTGAGTGCCAGGTGTGAATAGGGATATTAAATCTGATGCCCTGTGTAGGGTGATTGCCAAGCTCTCTGTACTttaaagaacccttgcaacaactcttggaggggtctgtaggtggcctgttgcaaggcaaaattccTGATCCTATCCAACCTATCTtaattttccagtggcagtcaaaattCATGCCATTTATCTGGTGGATCTACCTTTAGCTGAATATGACTATCATACAAAAAATTACAGTTATTAGTTGTAAAGGAGTAGggccggtaagacccctttttggcctaaATATATAGCGTTTTTAAAAAGTTGTTAAATTGTTAACTTTTAGTGATTCTTTAAAAAGTAACATgctttttttaataatacaataGACATGCATCTGGTACTAGCATCATAATTTTAGACCTAAACCAGCCCTTACTGGACCTTCTCCTTTGTTCTCATCCTTAATATGCATTTAGTATTAATCACAAAACTTCAAGTAAGtaataatcaaccaatcaacTAATCattatggtaattttttttttaaatgtttatcaacCTACCtacatttaaaactgattgatcaaaacttaaaaaatgacaacaaaaaagaaatactCATGTAATATTTTATGGATGCACAATATTAGTCGTAATGCTAATATTCAGCTCCTTTATACTGGACGGGAAACACATTCAAAATCCAAAAGGATGTGGAAAGATAAACCGGACCACTGGCTTAAAgacatacaatatatatgtataatccTCATTTTAAAAAAACACTTACCATGGTACACGTTAATCTGACAAAAACTAGTGACATTTCATGGATGCACAATATTATGTCTAATATTCTACTCCATTATACTGGACGGGAAACACATTCAAAACCCAAAAGGATGTGGAAAGAAAAACCTGAGCACTGGCCCCTTAATAAACCGTTTTATGACACTAAAAACAAATCACAAGATGAACATGGCCAGTCTATATCAAATGAAGACCTCTTGAAATGTTTGCTTGATTGCTGCAAGCACAAAAATGTACAAATCAACTTTCTATACCAGAAAGAGGTAGATAGTTGGCGAGAACAAAAACATGAACTGCTGAACAAGTTGTATATATTCCGTAGGAATACAGAGAAAATCAAATTAGCCATACAAAATATGTTGTTTTGTAAGGATTTTGGAGAAATAAGAGCAGCtttgaaaaatattaatgtttgtCTGACTACGGATAAAACAGAAACAGACTTTCTCAAGATTCGGTGTAAAGGCCAGTCTGAACTAGTAACTGAAATTACACGCAAGCTTGCCACCATTCtgtgtaaaattattaaaggaaAAGATCCAGAAGCAAAGTGTGATGGTATTTGGACGTCTCCTCCTGAAAACTGGCCACCAGCAGTTCCGTTTTATAGTCCACACAACAGAGGAAAATGTAAACAGACTGGCTCAGATAAGGAACTTGTTTTGACTCTGATCCAAAATCCAAAAGCCATAATTCCTCAGAAATTTCAGTCTCTAGTTGCAGCTTTTCAACAGGTTGTAAATGCAAATAattcaaatgaattaaaaaagCACAAAGAAACATTGCGTAGAATTTATACGATTCAGAATAATATTTCAATCATCGACAATGCCCTAAAGAATATGCATGAACATGAACTATTTACATTGAATGTGCACAGCATATTAAACCAATGGTGGACAACACAAACTCTTGATAGTCAAAGTGATGAAATCTTGAAGAATTCTGCAATGATTTCTGACAATAGAAAGGctattcaaatacatatttcaaaGACTTTTTTCAAAATTGGTTTCAAAGCAAATGATCTCGAAGATACTTCAAAGTCACATGTATTTTACAACATTACCTCCCCAACACAAAAATCCAGTTCACAAACCATCTGCAGTAGTTCATCAAAAAGTACCTTGATCAAAGATCAGGAAAAGGTCAATAATGATAAAGATCAGGAAACTTTGTCCAAAGAACAATCTAAAAACTGTCAAACAGTAGAACCCAAAACTCATCTAAGCAAAAACAAGGGGAGCAGCAAGGATGAACCAGTCACTgctattgataataaaattgctCCATCTGAGACAACAGGAAAAGTAAGTTTTATCTCaagcttctaaacacacatagaAAAGGTATAAACAAATATTAGCTTACTGCAAGTCACACACTACACACCCTGTACGGTGTCAAACATTTATTGGGGAATATGAGCAGTGTAGTGTTAAGTTACAATTACCGGTAGTTTGATTAAAAGGTGGTCAACTAAGATCCTTATGCAACcaccaacaatgagcaaaacccatacctcaTTGAAGCATGAAGCATTCAAACGAGAGAAcaaaataccaataaaaaaatatgatacacattaacaatcaaaaacaacttaattacaggttcctgacttgggagcTGCATGAGGCTTTTAAGTTACATATTATATAGAGTAGGTATACTGTAAAGATATAATAACTATGATAGAtatagtttaaacatgtttataatttCATCTATAAAATCTAAGTAAATATAGTTTATACTAGCTCAGGTTTTATTTCTATAAACATCCTTGAAATATTATTGGCGGTGGGCCCCCAAGCCTATAGAAAAACATGTATAGAAATTATAAGCAATTAAATTTATACCAGTCCACTTGacattgtaaaataacaaaatataaaatttatttcttaCAGAAAAGAAAACATCCACAAGATGAAGAGCTGCAGTCTGGTATAAAAAGACCAACATTAACAACTGACACAAATTACAACACAAAGGTACATTAATGTTAATACTATGTATatattgggttgatgtttagacgagttgtatatacattatgtacacagccatgtatcaccatcattgatggcgatccgatggatacatctgttgtagagttgtcactgactcagacgtacttataaatataattattttctgtgactgtatattacatttatttgtaggatcctttactatagataatttagctgatctgtaacaataacatcttcgtgctttatatatcatgtactgtagtacgccgctagattaaaactgacgaggaaaggtaacacacggccagcgaaagctcttttatttgagagtccaggtggtcgtgtggtctagcgggacggctgcagtgcaggcgatttggtgtcacgatatcacagtagcatgggttcgaatcccggcgagggaagaaccaaaaatttgcgaaagcaaatttacagatctaacattgttgggttgatgtttagacgagttatatatatatgtaaacaaaacaaaatttgtcCATCCCCCGTATTTTTCCCTACCATCAAATGTAATACAGTATGgtgtaaaaatttaaagaaataaatcgATCAAAAGGActgaataaagtttattataaatgaattaaCATTTTT
This genomic window from Mytilus galloprovincialis chromosome 9, xbMytGall1.hap1.1, whole genome shotgun sequence contains:
- the LOC143044433 gene encoding uncharacterized protein LOC143044433 — translated: MYNPHFKKTLTMVHVNLTKTSDISWMHNIMSNILLHYTGRETHSKPKRMWKEKPEHWPLNKPFYDTKNKSQDEHGQSISNEDLLKCLLDCCKHKNVQINFLYQKEVDSWREQKHELLNKLYIFRRNTEKIKLAIQNMLFCKDFGEIRAALKNINVCLTTDKTETDFLKIRCKGQSELVTEITRKLATILCKIIKGKDPEAKCDGIWTSPPENWPPAVPFYSPHNRGKCKQTGSDKELVLTLIQNPKAIIPQKFQSLVAAFQQVVNANNSNELKKHKETLRRIYTIQNNISIIDNALKNMHEHELFTLNVHSILNQWWTTQTLDSQSDEILKNSAMISDNRKAIQIHISKTFFKIGFKANDLEDTSKSHVFYNITSPTQKSSSQTICSSSSKSTLIKDQEKVNNDKDQETLSKEQSKNCQTVEPKTHLSKNKGSSKDEPVTAIDNKIAPSETTGKKRKHPQDEELQSGIKRPTLTTDTNYNTKTDEIIETQQLEQPLVGKHLHDNDNSLDTNLGITDTELHSLLTSISNFSSKTNLDTLSNEDECFSDHQLELILTDLVDHVESGKNSNTEELLSKGHDIE